TCTCAAAAACTGTAACAGTTGGCAGTGGATATAAACCAAACCTTTATAAAAGATATTTTTTTGAATATTCTTATGATTTAAATAACAAATATTCAAAATATTGGTTAATAGGTGTAAGTATGAATAAAAAATGCTATAAATACACAATAAGTTTTAAACAGAACAGAATACCTATTTTAGAGAGTACAGGTACTAATTATAGAAAAGATAATATAATAAATTTATCAGTCGAATTTTATCCGGTTGGGGGGATAGATCAATCATTTATCTTTAAGGGGAAAGAATGAAAATAGAAACTAAAGTTGGAATATTTGTATTTTTAAGTATATTATCAATTTTATATCTTACTTTTCAAGTCAAATCTTTGCAGGATTTTAATCAAAAAGGTTATTTTTTATATGCTTATATAAATGATGCAAGTGGACTCGAAAAAAAAGCTAAAGTAAAACTGAGAGGGGTCATAATCGGAAAGTTAGAGGATTTAAAATTAAACGGTAATTTTGTTAAATTAAAACTTTTTATTAAAAAAAATGTAAAAATTCCAAAAGATAGTATGGTTACATTGGCCCAAGACAATATGCTTGGGAGTAAATATATTAAAATTATTCCATCAAACAGTAATATTTATTATTCGGAAAACGAGATAATAAAAAAATATTTCAAATCAGCATCTTTGGATGATTTAATGAATAATGTAAATAGCGCGGTTGATGATATAAAGGTTTTAATTAAAAAATTAAATACTGCTTTAAATAAAGAAAGTATTAATAATTTTCATCAGATTTTAGCAAATATAAAAGATGCCTCTGTTAATTTAAAAGAGGTTTTAAAGACCGCAAATACTAAATTACCAGATTTAATAGATAATGCTAACGAATTAGTTTCCACATATAAAGAAGTTGGTATAAAAATCGATAAAAAAATACCTTCAATTTTAAATAAAGCAGATACTCTTTTAGCAAAATTAAATAAAACAGGCGATACTTTGAATGCAAAATTAGGACCTACAATAGATGAATATAAAAAACTGGGAGCTAATGCAAATTCTATTCTCGAAGATAATAAAGAAGCTATAAGAACTGCACTAGCCTCCGCCAAAGACTTTTTTGAAAGCGGAGGAAAAAGTTTCAAAAAAATTGATAAGCTTTTAGCAAGTGCCGCCAAATCTCAGATAGATGTAGAATTTAATAATAAATATCTCACAAAAGAGAGTGATTCAAAATCTTATGTACAAATTGCATATCTCCCTAACCCTACAAAATATTATATTTTAGGGGTTACATCTTCAAAAGATTATTCAGATGCTAATAAAATAAATAAAGATCATGAAAAAAATAAAGCATATTTAACAGCTGAATATGGAAAAAGATTTGATAATTTATTGCTCAGAGGGGGTATTATTGAAAGTACAGGTGGGGTTGGAATAGATTATTTTATGAATAATGATAAATTGGTGCTTAGTTCAGAAATTTACGATTTTAATGCGGTAAATGATATAAGAGGAAGCAACCCTCATTTAAATTTAGCTCTAAAATATATTTATTTGAAACATTTGGAATTTCTTGCAGGATTTGAAAATATTTTAAACTCACATGCCGCTTCGGCATTTTTAGGTTTGGGTATAAAATTCAGGGACAATGATTTAAAACCGATAATTTCTGGAGGTGCAACATCATTTCTCAAATAAAATGGGCCTGTAAAATTTTAGGTGTTAAACCTTTAAGCAGTATGAAAGATATTGAAAAAAGATATAAAAGTCTGGCAAAAAGGTTTCACACTGACGTAGGCGGAAATGAAGAAAAAATGAAGGAAATAAACACTGCTTATAAAATATTAAAAGAATATATAACAAATTATAAATTTACTTTTAACGAAGATGAAATTAAAAAACAGTATCCTGAAGAATTTCTTAAAAATTTTAAGGTTTTTGAATGAAATTGTCACAACAGGAAATAATATACAAATTAAATGATTTAATAGACAAAGAAATTTTTAAAGACAGTGTTATTTTAAGCGTGAATGAACGTTCTTTGTTTTTATCTCGTGAAATTGGTTTAAAAAACGGTTTAATCGAAGGTGATATCTTATTTATAGAGCCTATTTTTTCACCTATAAATAAAGAAACAATAATTGGTAACATCAGTGAATTAAAAGAAATGATAATTATTGAAGAATTTAAAAACAGTTTTGATATAACGGATGATTACATTTATAATGAGGCAAATCGTATTTATGAAGAAAAAATAATTTCTAAAATGCACAAATTTCGCACAGGAGAGAGTATAATTTCAATTGAAAATAAAAATGTATTATTGATAGATTTAGGAATTAATACAGGACTTACAATGCTAAATGCCATTAAATCCTGTATTAACGCAAAAGTTTTTAAAATTAATGTAGCTACCGCTTTTATTTCTAAAGAAGCTGCTGAAAAATTAGAAAATATTGTTGATAATCTTTTTTATATTCAAAAAATTGAAGATTATGTCAATACAGAATTTTATATTAAGGAGAATGAATGAGTTGTGAAGTGGATATTAAAGTCAATAATAGAGTTCAAAAATTTGTTTTAAATAAGGTTGCAAAACAGGCTAACGCCTCTGTATGGTTTCAAGATGGCAAAACGGTAATGATTGCCACTTTGACATATAATCCTGATGAGATTGTTGAAGAAGATTTTGTCCCTTTGGTTGTTCAATATGTGGAAAGGGCGTATGCGGTAGGAAGAATTCCAGCAGGATTTGTAAAAAGGGAACAAAAACCGGGTGATTTTGAAACATTAACAGCCAGAATTGTAGATAGAAGTCTTAGACCCCTTTTTCCAAAAGAGTACGGTTATAACACTGTTTTGACAATAATGGCAGTCAGTGCCGATGAAGAGAGCGATTTACAAACAGCTGCTATGAATGCGGCTGCCGCTTGTATGTATCTTTCTGATTTGCCGTTTTCTAAAATGGTTTACGGTGTTAGGCTTACAAGAATTGACGGAGAAATTATTGTAAATCCTACTTTGAGTCAGCTTGAAAAAGGTGAATTTAATCTTTTCGTAACAGGTACAAAAGATGAACTTTTAATGATAGAATTTGCAGCTCAGGGTCAGGAAGAAATTCAGATTATTCCCGTTGAAGATATAATGCTTGACGGTGCTCCTATTGAAAACACAATAGTTAATTATAAAACCAATGAGATAAAAGAAGATGATTTGATCGAAATTTTAAAAGTGGCTCAAAATGCAATAAAAGAAGGTGTTAAAGTTTATGAAGATGCATTAAAACCGTTTAAAAAAGAGCCTGTTACCTTTGAAGAAAGGGCAGAAAAAGACCCTAGTGAGTATGTAAAAATCATAAAAGAAAAATATATTGATGAATTAAAAGAAATTATTAAACATTTAAGTAAAAGTGAAAGAGATTATCTCCTTAAACAGTTTGCAAGAAAAATTGCAAAAGTTTTAGATAAAGAAGAGGATTTTGATGTTATATTAAAGGCTGTGAAGCTTGTAAAAAGAGAGATAGTAAGAGGTATGATTCTGGATGAAGGAATCAGGGCTGATGGCAGAAAACTTGATGAAATCAGACCAATTAGTATTGAAACAAATGTACTGCCAAGTGCCCACGGAAGCTGTCTGTTTACAAGAGGTCAGACCCAGGCTTTGGCCGTTGCGACTCGAGGCGGCGATATGGATGCCCAGGTTTACGGAAATCTTACTGACAAAGAAGAAAAACTTGAAAAATTTATGCTTCATTATAATTTTCCGGCATTTTCTGTCGGTGAGGCTGAGAGACTTGGGCCGCCAAGCAGAAGGGAATTGGGACACGGAAATCTGGCAAAAAGAGCAATAGAGCCGTTAATTGATCCCGAATTTGATGAAACTGTAAGGGTTGTGAGTGAAATACTTGAGAGTAACGGAAGCAGTTCAATGGCAACAATATGTGCAAGTTCACTTGCTATGAAAGCTGCAAAAGTCCCTCTTTTAAAACTGGCTGCAGGAATAGCAATGGGGCTTGTTACCGAAGGTGATAGATATGCAATTTTAACTGATATTATGGGTCTTGAAGACCATGACGGGGATATGGATTTTAAAGTAGGCGGAACTTATGACGGAATAACTGCCATGCAGATGGATATTAAACTCGGAGGTGTTCCCCTTGAAATATTAAAAGAGGCTCTTTATCAGGCAAGAGATGCAAGGTGTTATATACTTGAACTCATGGAAAAAGCTGCAAAAGAGATTAAATACAATGAAGATGTATTGCCAAAAGCAATAAGCTTTAAAGTTGAACCAGACAAGATTATTGATATTATTGGAACTGCCGGAAAAACTGTAAAAGATATTATTGCAAAATTCGGGGTTACAATCGATCTTGACAGGGAAACAGGAAAAGTAAAAGTTTATGGTGATTCTCATGAACAGTTGGAAGAAACCAAAAATTATATTTTAAATGTAATCTGTAAAGATGACAAGCCAAAAATTCCTGAATTTAAAATAGGGGAGATAATTGAGGGAAAAGTTACAAGAGTTGTGGATTTCGGTTTATTTGTTGAATTAGTTCCCGGAGTTGAAGGTTTGCTTCATAAGTCAAAATTAAATGGTAAAAATCCTGAAGATTTCAACGAGGGAGATAAAATTAAA
This genomic stretch from Lebetimonas natsushimae harbors:
- a CDS encoding J domain-containing protein, translating into MLGVKPLSSMKDIEKRYKSLAKRFHTDVGGNEEKMKEINTAYKILKEYITNYKFTFNEDEIKKQYPEEFLKNFKVFE
- a CDS encoding polyribonucleotide nucleotidyltransferase codes for the protein MSCEVDIKVNNRVQKFVLNKVAKQANASVWFQDGKTVMIATLTYNPDEIVEEDFVPLVVQYVERAYAVGRIPAGFVKREQKPGDFETLTARIVDRSLRPLFPKEYGYNTVLTIMAVSADEESDLQTAAMNAAAACMYLSDLPFSKMVYGVRLTRIDGEIIVNPTLSQLEKGEFNLFVTGTKDELLMIEFAAQGQEEIQIIPVEDIMLDGAPIENTIVNYKTNEIKEDDLIEILKVAQNAIKEGVKVYEDALKPFKKEPVTFEERAEKDPSEYVKIIKEKYIDELKEIIKHLSKSERDYLLKQFARKIAKVLDKEEDFDVILKAVKLVKREIVRGMILDEGIRADGRKLDEIRPISIETNVLPSAHGSCLFTRGQTQALAVATRGGDMDAQVYGNLTDKEEKLEKFMLHYNFPAFSVGEAERLGPPSRRELGHGNLAKRAIEPLIDPEFDETVRVVSEILESNGSSSMATICASSLAMKAAKVPLLKLAAGIAMGLVTEGDRYAILTDIMGLEDHDGDMDFKVGGTYDGITAMQMDIKLGGVPLEILKEALYQARDARCYILELMEKAAKEIKYNEDVLPKAISFKVEPDKIIDIIGTAGKTVKDIIAKFGVTIDLDRETGKVKVYGDSHEQLEETKNYILNVICKDDKPKIPEFKIGEIIEGKVTRVVDFGLFVELVPGVEGLLHKSKLNGKNPEDFNEGDKIKVKVLSQSGFKIELALVEG
- a CDS encoding phosphoribosyltransferase encodes the protein MKLSQQEIIYKLNDLIDKEIFKDSVILSVNERSLFLSREIGLKNGLIEGDILFIEPIFSPINKETIIGNISELKEMIIIEEFKNSFDITDDYIYNEANRIYEEKIISKMHKFRTGESIISIENKNVLLIDLGINTGLTMLNAIKSCINAKVFKINVATAFISKEAAEKLENIVDNLFYIQKIEDYVNTEFYIKENE
- a CDS encoding MlaD family protein gives rise to the protein MKIETKVGIFVFLSILSILYLTFQVKSLQDFNQKGYFLYAYINDASGLEKKAKVKLRGVIIGKLEDLKLNGNFVKLKLFIKKNVKIPKDSMVTLAQDNMLGSKYIKIIPSNSNIYYSENEIIKKYFKSASLDDLMNNVNSAVDDIKVLIKKLNTALNKESINNFHQILANIKDASVNLKEVLKTANTKLPDLIDNANELVSTYKEVGIKIDKKIPSILNKADTLLAKLNKTGDTLNAKLGPTIDEYKKLGANANSILEDNKEAIRTALASAKDFFESGGKSFKKIDKLLASAAKSQIDVEFNNKYLTKESDSKSYVQIAYLPNPTKYYILGVTSSKDYSDANKINKDHEKNKAYLTAEYGKRFDNLLLRGGIIESTGGVGIDYFMNNDKLVLSSEIYDFNAVNDIRGSNPHLNLALKYIYLKHLEFLAGFENILNSHAASAFLGLGIKFRDNDLKPIISGGATSFLK